A portion of the Periophthalmus magnuspinnatus isolate fPerMag1 chromosome 2, fPerMag1.2.pri, whole genome shotgun sequence genome contains these proteins:
- the LOC117381491 gene encoding bile salt export pump-like yields the protein MPAGSVTLQSIKKLGQENRSYEVSDEEPAGSYMSMSASKENAKAPGKAEEQPAIRVGFFQLFRFSTKRDVLMMAVGGACAVLHGSAQPLMLLVFGLLTDTFIEYDVELNALKDDRKECVNGTIQWKKNYTAGLNMSQSGWSAMSNATWEMMTPLEELPCGNLDIEYEMTKFAFYYAGIGIAVFLLGYLQISLWVRAAAGQVQLIRKQYFSKVMRMEIGWFDCTSVGELNTRMSDDINKINNAIADQVAIFLQRFTTFVCGFCVGFIKGWKLTLVIVAASPLIGVATGLMALFVAKLTGLELQAYAKAGAVADEVLSSIRTVAAFGGEKKEVDRYDRNLVSAQQWGIRKGLIMGFFTGYMWFIIFLCYALAFWYGSGLVVDAKEYTPGTLLQVFFGVLIAAMNLGQASPCLQAFAAGRGAATSIFETIDREPEIDCLSEAGYKLDRVKGDIEFHNVTFHYPSRPEVKILDQLSVAVKSGETTAFVGPSGAGKSTTVQLIQRFYDPKEGMVTLDGHDIRGLHIQWLRSLIGIVEQEPVLFATTIAENIRYGRPGVTMDDIVKATKEANAYNFIMDLPQKFDTLVGEGGGQMSGGQKQRIAIARALVRNPRILLLDMATSALDNESEAVVQEALDKVRLGRTTISIAHRLSTIKNADVIVGFEHGRAVERGKHNELLERKGVYFTLVTLQSQGDKALNEKAREMANTEEDLEGRTMIRAGSYRESLRASIRQRTRSQMSNLIPNSVSSAGDLGPRAYSLSQPDKSKAAVEEEEESVEPAPVARILKYNRPEWPYMLFGSIGAAVNGGVNPVYSLLFSQILATFSIPDSQKQRDEIDNICLFFVLVGVLSFVTQMLQGYAFSKSGELLTRRLRRLGFHAMLGQEVGWFDDHRNSPGALTTRLATDASQVQGATGSQIGMIVDSLTNIGVAILMSFYFSWKLTMVILCFLPFIVLSGGFQAQMLTGFAKQDKAAMETAGRISGEALNNIRTIAGLGKEKLFVEMFEAQLHAPYDAAIKKANVYGACYGFAQCVVFFTNSASYRFGGYLVRQEGLHFSMVFRVISAIITGGQALGRASSYTPDYAKAKISAARFFQLLDRVPLISVYSDKGKKWDNFQGNLEFIDCKFTYPSRPDIQVLNGLNVSVKPGQTLAFVGSSGCGKSTSVQLLERFYDPDHGRVMIDGHSSTQVNVAFLRSKIGIVSQEPILFDCSIAENIKYGDNSREISLNEVISAAKKAQLHSFVMSLPEKYDTNVGAQGSQLSRGQKQRIAIARAIIRDPKILLLDEATSALDTESEKTVQDALDKAREGRTCIVIAHRLSTIQNSDIIAVMSRGYVIEKGTHDHLMSLKGAYYKLVTTGAPIS from the exons ATGCCAGCAGGTTCGGTCACATTACAAAGCATAAAAAAACTGGGCCAGGAAAACCGCAGCTATGAAGTCTCAGATGAAG AGCCCGCTGGATCGTACAT GAGTATGTCGGCGTCTAAAGAGAACGCAAa gGCGCCGGGGAAGGCGGAGGAGCAGCCGGCCATAAGAGTCGGGTTCTTCCAGCTG TTCCGTTTCTCCACAAAGCGGGACGTCCTGATGATGGCGGTGGGCGGAGCTTGCGCCGTGCTCCACGGCTCCGCCCAGCCCCTGATGCTGCTGGTGTTCGGGCTCCTCACCGACACTTTCATCGAGTACGACGTCGAGCTGAACGCGCTGAAGGACGACAGGAAAGAGTGTGTGAACGGCACCATCCAGTGGAAGAAGAACTACACTGCAGGACTGAACATGAGCCAGAGCGGCTGGAGCGCCATGAGCAATGCAACATGGGAAATGATGACTCCTCTGGAGGAGCTGCCCTGTGG GAATCTAGACATCGAATACGAAATGACCAAATTCGCTTTTTACTACGCTGGAATTGGAATCGCAGTGTTTTTGTTGGGCTACCTCCAg ATCTCGCTGTGGGTGAGAGCAGCGGCCGGACAAGTCCAGCTCATCAGAAAACAGTATTTCAGTAAAGTGATGCGGATGGAGATCGGCTGGTTCGACTGTACGTCTGTGGGGGAGCTCAACACTCGCATGTCTGA CGACATCAACAAGATCAACAACGCCATCGCCGACCAGGTGGCCATTTTCCTGCAGCGTTTCACCACGTTCGTGTGCGGCTTCTGCGTCGGCTTCATCAAAGGCTGGAAGCTAACTCTGGTGATTGTAGCGGCGAGTCCTCTGATCGGCGTCGCGACCGGCCTCATGGCGCTA TTCGTGGCGAAGCTGACGGGTCTGGAGCTGCAGGCGTACGCTAAGGCGGGAGCGGTGGCTGACGAGGTCCTGTCTTCTATTCGTACGGTGGCGGCGTTTGGCGGGGAGAAAAAGGAAGTGGACAG ATACGATAGAAACCTGGTGTCCGCGCAGCAGTGGGGCATCAGGAAGGGCCTCATCATGGGGTTCTTCACCGGATACATGTGGTTCATCATCTTCCTCTGTTACGCTCTGGCCTTTTGGTACGGCTCCGGTTTGGTGGTGGACGCAAAGGAGTACACGCCGGGAACGCTACTGCAG GTGTTTTTCGGTGTCTTGATCGCCGCCATGAACTTGGGCCAGGCGTCTCCGTGTCTGCAGGCGTTTGCCGCGGGCCGTGGAGCCGCAACCAGCATCTTCGAAACTATCGATAGA GAGCCGGAGATCGACTGTTTGTCCGAGGCTGGATATAAACTGGACAGGGTCAAAGGAGATATTGAGTTTCATAACGTGACCTTCCACTACCCCTCGAGACCTGAAGTAAAG ATCCTGGACCAGCTCAGCGTCGCAGTGAAGTCGGGAGAGACCACGGCGTTTGTGGGTCCGAGCGGCGCGGGGAAAAGCACCACCGTTCAGCTCATCCAACGCTTCTACGACCCCAAAGAGGGCATG GTGACCCTGGACGGCCATGACATCAGAGGGCTCCATATCCAGTGGCTGCGCTCTCTGATTGGCATCGTGGAGCAGGAGCCGGTGCTTTTCGCCACCACCATCGCAGAGAACATCCGCTACGGACGTCCCGGGGTGACCATGGATGATATCGTTAAGGCTACGAAGGAGGCCAACGCGTACAACTTCATCATGGACTTGCCTCAG AAATTCGACACGCTGGTGGGCGAGGGCGGTGGTCAGATGAGCGGAGGACAGAAGCAGCGCATCGCCATAGCCCGAGCGCTGGTCAGAAACCCTCGTATTCTCCTGCTGGACATGGCCACGTCTGCTCTGGACAACGAGAGCGAGGCCGTGGTCCAAGAAGCTCTGGATAAA GTACGACTGGGCAGGACGACCATCTCCATCGCTCACCGCTTGTCCACGATAAAGAACGCGGACGTGATCGTGGGTTTCGAGCATGGGCGTGCGGTTGAGCGAGGGAAACACAACGAGCTACTGGAGAGGAAGGGAGTGTACTTCACCCTGGTCACGCTGCAGAGCCAAGGAGACAAGGCTCTGAACGAGAAAGCCAGAGAAA TGGCCAACACAGAAGAAGATCTGGAGGGACGCACGATGATCAGAGCAGGAAGCTACCGAGAGAGTCTGAG GGCCTCCATTCGCCAGCGGACCAGATCACAGATGTCCAACCTCATTCCTAATTCAGTTTCCTCCGCGGGAGATCTTGGCCCCAGAGCGTACTCGCTGTCCCAGCCCGACAAATCAAAG GCTGCTGtcgaagaagaggaggagtcgGTGGAACCCGCTCCCGTGGCGAGGATCCTCAAATACAACCGACCCGAGTGGCCGTACATGCTGTTCGGATCCATCGGCGCCGCAGTTAACGGAGGAGTCAACCCCGTGTACTCGCTGCTCTTCAGTCAAATCCTGGCT ACTTTCTCTATACCGGATTCTCAGAAGCAGCGTGACGAGATAGATAACATCTGCCTCTTCTTTGTCCTGGTCGGAGTGCTTTCTTTCGTCACGCAGATGCTTCAG GGTTACGCCTTTTCAAAGTCTGGAGAGCTGTTGACCCGGAGGCTGCGGCGGCTGGGGTTCCACGCTATGCTGGGGCAGGAGGTCGGCTGGTTCGACGACCACAGGAACAGCCCCGGAGCGCTGACCACACGGCTGGCCACGGATGCTTCACAGGTTCAAGGG GCCACTGGCTCCCAGATCGGAATGATCGTGGACTCTCTGACGAACATCGGCGTGGCCATCCTGATGTCCTTCTACTTCAGCTGGAAGCTCACCATGGTCATTCTGTGCTTCCTGCCGTTCATCGTTCTGTCTGGAGGGTTTCAGGCTCAAATGCTCACGGGTTTTGCTAAACAGGACAAAGCCGCGATGGAGACGGCGGGACGG attTCTGGCGAGGCTCTGAACAACATCCGCACCATCGCCGGTTTGGGCAAAGAGAAGCTTTTTGTGGAGATGTTCGAGGCGCAGCTCCACGCTCCCTACGACGCCGCGATAAAGAAAGCCAACGTGTACGGCGCTTGCTACGGCTTCGCGCAGTGCGTCGTGTTCTTCACAAACTCCGCCTCCTACAGGTTCGGCGGATATTTGGTACGACAAGAGGGGCTACACTTCAGCATGGTTTTCCG GGTGATTTCGGCCATTATTACAGGCGGTCAAGCCCTGGGCAGAGCGTCGTCCTACACGCCGGACTACGCCAAAGCCAAGATCTCAGCTGCACGTTTCTTCCAGCTGCTCGACCGTGTTCCTCTTATCAGCGTCTACAGCGACAAGGGGAAAAAATGG GATAACTTCCAAGGCAACCTCGAGTTCATTGACTGTAAGTTCACCTACCCCTCCAGGCCCGACATCCAGGTGCTCAACGGTCTAAATGTTTCCGTGAAGCCGGGCCAAACTCTGGCCTTTGTGGGCAGCAGCGGCTGTGGTAAAAGCACGAGCGTGCAGCTGCTGGAGAGGTTCTACGACCCGGACCACGGCCGTGTG ATGATCGACGGCCACAGCTCCACGCAGGTCAACGTGGCCTTCCTGCGCTCCAAGATCGGCATCGTGTCCCAAGAGCCCATCCTGTTTGACTGCAGCATAGCGGAAAACATCAAGTACGGCGACAACTCCAGGGAAATCAGCCTGAACGAGGTCATCTCAGCCGCTAAGAAAGCTCAGCTCCACAGCTTTGTCATGTCTCTACCCGAG AAATACGACACAAACGTGGGGGCGCAGGGCTCGCAGTTGTCCCGCGGGCAGAAGCAGAGGATCGCCATCGCCAGAGCCATTATCCGTGACCCCAAAATCCTGCTGCTGGACGAAGCCACGTCAGCTCTGGACACGGAGAGCGAGAAG